In the genome of Microcoleus vaginatus PCC 9802, the window AGATTAGTGGCGCTGCCGATACAAGAAGCAACTAATATCACCATCCCTAATTTTTGAATTGAACCGAGCATGATCAATCTCCTTTAACTTCAATTACTAATAGGGATTTTATAGAAGCTAATACTCGCTGAAAAGTCCTCTATTTTTTAATCCCTCTACTAATTTTACCTTCAGGTTCGAGATCTGCCCTAAATGCAAAAAGGCAAAAACTCTAATTTTTGCCTTTAGCATTTTTCCTGCTTTACTGTCAATTTTCAGCGTCGCGCTGAGCTATTCGGATTTGGGAGACGGCTAATAACTGCATTGGCTGGTTGTGATTGGCGACTTGCGGGTTTTTCGCCAACACCTTTGGCTACCTCAACGCCGTTTTCCTCCAGAATCACGATCGGATCTGCTCCTTGCTTGAGATCAACCCGCTTCACCAACACTTGCCCGTTAGACAGCCGCTGCCCGACTTTGACATATCGGCTAGTTGGTTCATTCGGTACTTTGACAATCACTTGCGTCTCGTTCCCGACTTTTACCACCCCGCTGACTTCAGTGCCTGTAGCGATGTCAGTAGAAGGCGGTGGCGGCGGTGGCGGAACTACTGGGATCACGGGAGGAGGCGGCGGATTTGGGTCTACCCACTGGGGCGGGCGCTTGTCTACTGGCAGTTCCGGCAGATCCGGTACTCCTATAGGCCTAGCTGCTATTGGCTGGGGCGGGCGCGGGGGACCCGCACGGCGAGGCTGGCGAGGCTGCGGATTCGGCGCACCTTGGGGTCTAACTGCTATTGGCCCAGTTGCAGGAGGACGGGTGCCAGTATTTCTTCTTGCCCTGGCATTGGGGTCTCTCCATTGGGGCGGGCGCTTGTCTACTGGCAGTTCCGGCAGATCCGGCACTCCTATGGGTCTAGCTGCAATCGGTTCGAGTCCCGGCGGGGATGTACGAGTACGACCTAACTGAGGAGGAGTGAGCCCCGGAACTTGGGGCGGCGAGCCAATTTGCACCCCGGTGCCTCCGGGTAAGGAACCATTTCTGCCACCGCCACCTAACCGAGGAGCAGTTAGCCCTGGAACTTGGGGCGGCGAGCCAATTTGCCCCCCCTCACCTCCGGGAAGTAAAGGGCCTTGTGATCGACCTCGTACTTGCTGAGTGCCCCCTCGACCGCCCGTGGGTGGTCTGGGGATAGTAACCGTCTGATTAGGCCTGTTAAGTGGGGGGGGAGCCAATAACTCGGGAAGCTCGGGTAGCACGGCTACTTCTCGCTGTGGCAGTTTGGGGAGTTCTGAGGTAATCCCACCCGCTCCGTTGGCTCCTGCTGGGATTTGTAATGCGATCGGCGGCAGCGGCCCAAAGGGGTCTAACTGAGAGGGATTCGCTGTCACAGGGCCTTGGGGCACCGGCTGAAGCGGAAGCGTTGGATTTCTGTCCTTTTTGTCGCCGATATTTGTTTGAGCCTGTCTCGCTCGTTCCTCTGGGTTGGTCGATCGAATTAACCCTGGAGGCTGGGCGGCTACTATTGGAGACTGGAAAGGCTGAGTTGCTGGGGTGGGGCTGGCAGAGGCGGCCGGAGACGGAGAGGCTGCACTGGGGCTGGGGCTGGGGCTGGCTGTGTTGCTGGCCTCGTCGCCACCGCATCCTCCGATCGAGAAAGCTAGTAGTCCTATAGTCGCAAAATATAAAAGTTTGTGCATTGCCGATCGCCCCTAACTGCTTAATTTCAAGATCTCCAACAAGGCTCTGCAATTACAGCCTGTTGCCGTTTATAAGTTTATCTGTGTTCGATGTTATGCGATCACTTGAAAATTGCCAAGTTTTCCTCATGCTCTGATCAGGCTCTTCGGGCGCTGGGTTTTCAGGAGCAAGTTAGGATATCAATGGCGGTCGTTGTGGGAAATATTGAATCAATCAAGGTATTTAGATCATGGCAAAAGTGATTCTCAAGCGAATTTGGCGATCGGGCTTTGTTTTTGCGACCGTTTTGGTGGGTGTGGGATCGGTGGGGGGCGGCGAGGTGCATTCTGATTCACGTCAGCCAGAAACTCAGGTGATGACATTGGTGCCCGATGTGAGTTCCCAGTCGCTCGATCGCACTATAACGGGATCAGGATTCACCACTGGCAAATTGTACTCTCAGTTTTGGAACCCATCCAATCCTGGTGCCAAACCCCCAGCCACTCAACCGGCTAAGCCACGGGGGAATCCACAGGTATTTCAAGCTAAAATCAAGCGTCGCGCAGGCGGGACGCCGGTGATTGATGTGGTATTTAACGGCAACAAGACTTTTGAGATGATTCTCGATACCGGGGCGAGTGGCACTTTGATTTCTCAGCGGATGGCTACTGCACTGGGAGTGAGGCCGGTGCGTACCGTGAGAGCGGGGATCGCTGACGGTAGCGTTGTCGAGTTCCCGATCGGTCTGGTGCGATCGATCCGGGTTGGGGGTGCTGTGATCCAAAATGTCGAAGTGGCGATCGCCAAACAAATGCCAATAGGTCTGCTCGGTCACGATTTCTTTGGCAATTACGATGTCAAAATTAAAAAAGATGTTGTAGAATTTTATGTCCGCTAAAAGTGAGCCGATTCGGAAACGGATTTTTGCTCAACTCGTTTAAAGTTATTCCCAGCCCAGTCAAAGCTATTTAATCTATTCCTTGAGGCAGTAGTAAAAGTCCGCAATCTGTGGTAATCTTCTTAGTGTTTCAATAGCAACCTACCGTTGAACAATTCGTGAAAATGCGGCGGCAAAAGCAGGGTCGCTGTTGGTGAGATCGGTAACAGTCTCCGACTGTGCATTCACAGTACAGGGCAAGGCAATCAATTAAACCATTCCCAAAGCAGGTCGAAATTAGTTCCAAAAATGCTGTGGTTAAGGGAATTTTGGTGGGCTGTGTTCAGCCGGAGCCGAGAAAATATGTAAACTGATGAGCGGAAGATGTTCCGCAAAATCGGAAATCATGAAAATCGAGAAATTAATTATTGTAAATAAGGTATTCGCATGGCACAAGCGTCTGTATCTCCTGTAGTGCTGATTATTCTAGACGGCTGGGGTTATCGTGAAGAAAAAGACGGAAATGCGATCGCCGCGGCAAAAACACCCGTGATGGACAGTCTCTGGGCCGCTTATCCCAAAACTCTGATTCACACATCGGGTCGGGCGGTAGGGCTGCCAGACGGGCAAATGGGTAACTCAGAGGTTGGTCACTTGAATCTGGGCGCGGGCCGCGTGGTTCCTCAAGAGTTGGTGCGGATCTCGGATGCAGTGGAAGATGGTTCTTTGCTCAACAACCGGGCGCTGGTTGAGCTTTGCAAGAAAGTCCGCGCCACGGGCGGCAAATTGCACCTGACTGGTCTTTGTTCTGAAGGTGGGGTTCATTCCCATCTCAGTCATATTAAGGGTTTGCTGCTATTAGCAAAAGCACAAGGAATTTCTGAGGTTTGCATTCACGCGATTACAGACGGTCGTGATACTACTCCGAAAGAGGGTGTCGAAGCTCTAGGCAAGATTGAAAGTTATATCGCAGAGGTAGGGGTCGGTCGGATTGCGACCCTCAGCGGTCGCTACTACGCGATGGACAGGGACAAGCGCTGGGATCGGGTGCAGCGCGCTTACGAGGTGATGACGACTGAGGGCGCGCCTGACGGTCGATCGGCTGTGGATGTGTTGCAGGGCTCCTATGCTGAAGGAGTGACGGACGAGTTTGCTGTTCCGACTCGGATTTCTCCGGGGGCGGTGGCATCCGGGGATGGGGTAATTTTCTTTAATTTTCGCCCGGACAGGGCGAGAGAATTGACTCAGGCTTTTGTGGCACCGGATTTTAAGGGGTTTGAACGGAAGTTAATTGAGCGCCTGGCGTTTGCGACTTTTACTCAGTACGATCCGAAACTCTCGGTAATGGTGGCTTTTGAACCGCAAAATTTGAACAATATTCTGGGCGAGGTGATTTCTAGCCATGGTTTGCAGCAGTTGCGGACAGCGGAAACTGAAAAGTACGCTCATGTGACTTATTTTTTTAATGGGGGTCTGGAAGAGCCTTTTATCGGGGAACACCGGGAGTTGGTGCAGAGTCCGATGGTGGGGACTTACGATGAGGCGCCCCAGATGTCGGCGGATCTGGTGACGGATGGAGTGGTGACGGCTTTGGAAAAAGGCATCTATTCGTTTATGGTGATTAACTACGCTAACCCGGATATGGTTGGTCATACGGGGATGATGGATGCGACGATAATTGCGTGCGAAACTGTGGATAAATGTTTGGGGCGGCTGTTGAGCGCCATTAGTAAAGCTGGGGGAACGGCAATTATTATTGCTGACCACGGAAATGCTGAGCAAATGTTTGACGATGACGGGAATCCCTGGACGGCTCACACTACTAACCCGGTGCCGTTTATTCTGGTAGAAGGTGAAGGTCGGAAGATTCCGGGTCACGGAACGGATGTTCCTCTGAGGACGGATGGTTGTTTGGCGGATATTGCGCCCACGATTCTGGAGCTGTTGAGGTTGCCTCAGCCCCCGGAGATGACGGGACGATCGATGATTCGATCGGCTGAGTTTGAAGTTCGCGCCAATCGCACTCCGGTGCGAGTCCGATTGTAGTAGGGACGCAGCAGTAGGGACACGGCACTGCCCTGTCCCTGCATAAATTGCGGTCGATCGACTGGATGTGCGCGATCGACCGAATTTGATATGATAATAAATTACCGATTACTAATTACCAATTACCCCAGATTATGAATATTATTTCTGTGTTACAAGTTATCTGGTCTTTGTCTGCTTTAGGACTTGTAATTTTTGTGTTGCTGCACAGTCCTAAAGGCGATGGTATTGGAGGGATTGGCGGACAAGCTCAATTGTTTACCAGCGCCAAGAGTGCAGAAACGAGTCTGAACCGGATTACTTGGGGTCTGTCTATTGTTTTTATGGGTTTGACTGTGATTTTGAGTGCTGGTTGGTTGGCGCCTAAGTTATAATATTTCGATTTTTAACCGCAGATAGCTCACGGGCGAGACGCCCGTGCCACATAAATAAATATTGTGGGGTGGGCTTCTAGCCCGCCCTAAAGATGAAATTTAAGTGCAGTCAGAAAAATGCGGTTGTGGAAAGTGACAGTAAAACCTCGATTGCTGTCTGGTTTGGGATTGGCTTTATGTTGTTTTAGCTTCATAATTTTTACTCAGGTTAATACTCCGGCGGCGACTCTTTCTTCTCTCCCTAATAGTTTGCCGCAGCCACAGGTTCACCCTTTGCCGCCAACGCTAGCGAATTGGCAAGATTCCACGGATAGTGGTGATTATTTTGACCAGCTTAAGCCACCGAATTTCGGTCATTTGTTGTGGTCTAAGTTTCCGATTCAGGTTTATGTTGAGCGTCCAGTGGATGCTAATAAGTCTGAAGAATGGGTAGCGGCTGTGTTGGAAGTGGTGCGGGAATGGGGGGTTTATTTGCCTTTGGAAGTGGTGGATAGTTCGGAGGTGGCTGATATTAGGATTTTACGTCGGGCTCCGCCTTTGCGTCAAGGGGTTTTGCGATCGCGCTCTGGAGAGGCTACCTATGAATTGTACGCCCGTCGGGATGGGGATAAAACTGTGTTATCTCATCGGTTTTCGGTTTATTTGAATCCGAATCAAGTGGGTAAGTATATTCCGGCGACGGCGCGGCACGAGTTGGGCCACGCTTTGGGAATTTGGGGTCACAGTTT includes:
- a CDS encoding 2,3-bisphosphoglycerate-independent phosphoglycerate mutase, yielding MAQASVSPVVLIILDGWGYREEKDGNAIAAAKTPVMDSLWAAYPKTLIHTSGRAVGLPDGQMGNSEVGHLNLGAGRVVPQELVRISDAVEDGSLLNNRALVELCKKVRATGGKLHLTGLCSEGGVHSHLSHIKGLLLLAKAQGISEVCIHAITDGRDTTPKEGVEALGKIESYIAEVGVGRIATLSGRYYAMDRDKRWDRVQRAYEVMTTEGAPDGRSAVDVLQGSYAEGVTDEFAVPTRISPGAVASGDGVIFFNFRPDRARELTQAFVAPDFKGFERKLIERLAFATFTQYDPKLSVMVAFEPQNLNNILGEVISSHGLQQLRTAETEKYAHVTYFFNGGLEEPFIGEHRELVQSPMVGTYDEAPQMSADLVTDGVVTALEKGIYSFMVINYANPDMVGHTGMMDATIIACETVDKCLGRLLSAISKAGGTAIIIADHGNAEQMFDDDGNPWTAHTTNPVPFILVEGEGRKIPGHGTDVPLRTDGCLADIAPTILELLRLPQPPEMTGRSMIRSAEFEVRANRTPVRVRL
- the secG gene encoding preprotein translocase subunit SecG, with translation MNIISVLQVIWSLSALGLVIFVLLHSPKGDGIGGIGGQAQLFTSAKSAETSLNRITWGLSIVFMGLTVILSAGWLAPKL
- a CDS encoding peptidase; protein product: MRLWKVTVKPRLLSGLGLALCCFSFIIFTQVNTPAATLSSLPNSLPQPQVHPLPPTLANWQDSTDSGDYFDQLKPPNFGHLLWSKFPIQVYVERPVDANKSEEWVAAVLEVVREWGVYLPLEVVDSSEVADIRILRRAPPLRQGVLRSRSGEATYELYARRDGDKTVLSHRFSVYLNPNQVGKYIPATARHELGHALGIWGHSLMETDVLYFSQVRNPPPISARDVNTLKRVYEQPTRLGWEFQRLGD